The DNA sequence TACTTTCAAGAGGGCAAATTGTATTTAGCCCAAATTTCCTTCTAAATAATGAATACATTTTAggtattaatttgtataagaATCTGATTATGGGATTCTCAATTACTgcttaattattgaaattcaaCTCTGCATTATAGCCATTAATAAATCTTGACCTTATGAAAAATTGgattatttactatttaaGCTGCAGCAGAAGCCAATGATAAATTCGTGTAATTTGAAATAAGTTGAACGAAGAATTGGAAAAAGGAATCACTTTCATTTATTGCTGGGACGAAGTCTTCTGCCCTTTTTCAAGTACACACTCTTGTTCTTTAGAGTCAGATTGAAAAGGAAAACCAATTTGGTGGCTTTCATAAGCCACTTATAAAAGCCATAAGCTATTCCACACTCCTCTCTGCCTATTCACTTATTGTTGTTAGAACTTAGAAGAATTGAGTGCAACAACAATATTCAGACAGACATTGGCACTCTATATATATCAGGTGCATTTTATACACTTCATTTgcttagttaatatatatatatatatatatatttatacgtacgtataatgtataattttcatgaaaatctGCAGAATATTGAAATAGAGATCAATTAATGGGAAAACTGCGGCTTGAAGTCGTAGTGCAGCTATTGATTCTTCTCGctcattctcagaatttgttGACGGGGTAAGTTCACAAATGTTGAGCCTCGTAGAAGATACCgagaaaaatgcatttttaatcctgtaattGATATGGGTGGGAGTTCTGGTacgtttttattttaattctgtaatgaggataataattttttaaaaaaatagcatattAGTCCAATTTTTGTAGAAGAATGCCAATTTCGCTGGAAAAAAGCCCTTTGGCAATGAAAGTAGCATTTTTCAGATAGAAATTGAACtgaatgtgtgtgtttgtgttattttttaaaattattgtccttgattataaaattaaaatcagagtgaaccaaaaatgtaatccctgaaattataggaaaaaattgcattttccccAGAATGTCTGCATAACGGATTAGTTTTACAAAACTTTTCACTACTTTTAGTTCTTGGTGTGTGAATTCGGACAGATGTTTTCTAAAGtttgaatcaagaaaaaacTTTTGTCTTTGAATACTTTTTTGAGTCATAACTTCATCTGTTAGTAACAGATGTCTGCTCATCTCATGCATTTCAATTGGTTTTCGCGGCTGCTATATTCTGGGCACGAGACAACTCTTTTTCGGTGTatcttttatcatatttttgcGTTAGTATCTCATTAATGAGTCATTGTCAggtattttttctcaaattttaaaatataattaaactatattataatttaaaaattagatcaCATGCATATACGTGTGGGTGTGACATCAGTGTGTGACACAAAGGTGTatgataaaagattttttacCATATCCGTTAGCTACGgattatgataaaatacaTACCCCAAACCGGCCCATGTATTACGGCATGTAATagttatattttacaaatatatatgcacgctaaaatatattaaaatcataatttttttaaataaattacacgttatgtttgcaaaaattagtaaatgttaattatttaattttgatcaaaacTAAAGttccatattaattttatttgatcatagtaaataatattatgtctttccttaacttttttataatgtagAAAATAACCTATTCTTTTACAGTGCATGCCCCAAATAGCATAGTTTATTTTGATcaacatattaattagatGAGAATGACCATTCTATGTGGTTATTATACAGCCAGTAAATTCGTGTTTGGTGCGAAGAATTACCATTCTGATTAAATTACTCCTGACCATCAAATTTCTAcaagaatttaatatatttgtcatgtaattgtTCGACTTTTCAGGcattaatagttttaattatttactttttcttgtttaccGAAGTTAATTGCAAATTCACACCGCACTGGAATTTTACAGAGTTGCCAGCCACCATTTTTTGTGGTAAGATTCCGACAATTAACATTGTCGAAAATAACGTACCAAATTAAGTACCTGCGGCGTTTAAGCTGTTGAGGGACACAACATGACTAAGAAAATTACAGGCACTGAACTTAGAGAAATTATGTACTATGTTGTTCATGTCTAACTGAATAAGAATCTCAATCCTAGATGGATTAAtgcaatatgtatatatgattataatcTGATGATCTGTTTGGTCAATTTCAGAGAAATGCTGCAAGAAGACGACGACGGTCAAGCTGTTTTGCCAGCTTCGTCGACAGTACATTTGCAACGACATAATCAGCATGTAAAACTACAGaacatgaaatttaatatgtattaatatgcCATGAATGAAATGTCTCGTGTGCTTGGAGAACTGCATAACTCTGATCGGGTTTGGTTGgatttgaaccaattatatgcAAGTGGAATACACTTGTTGTGTGATTGGTTACAGTTCAGGAAAGCCAAACCTGATTCGGGTAAAAAAATTTCCTCTGTTTAAACTGTACTGCACCAAGAAGCTTGTCGATTTTCCTAATAAGAAGTTGCGCAGGTTGTAATGAGTAACGGGATCGTCAATGTCACATTGACAGCACCAGGTGGGCTGGTCACGAGTATAACATATAAAGGGAGTGAAAACTTGCtgcaaacacaaaataaagaagacaATAGAGGGTATGCCTCCAAATTCATGTAATTCTATTTTCCTCGTAATCACGACTTGTTTTTCAAGATGGATGCCcaataaattgctttattaaatttctcgACTCTATGTGAACGCAACATTGTGGTTTGTGGACGTTATACAGGTATTGGGATGTCGTTTGGACCAAGCCAGGGGGTCATGACATCATGGATAAGTAAGTACGATctttataataactttttattaaacgAAAACTAAATTTCGTCTTATCGTGCTACTCTGATAATTCATGTGGCACATACTCAGAACCGGTAACATCATAGTACCACATTCTAATATGTTGTAATGATGTGATAACCTACTTTTCTAGACTCTGTAGTGTACGTAGAATTTCATTGAAGAGATGTCGATGTGCAGGTTGCTAGGAACAAGGTATAAGGTTATACGACGAAATAGGGATCACACGGAGATTTCTTTTACAACAACATGGACAGTTGGTAGCGCGAGAGTTCCTTTGAACGTTGACAAAAGGTTGTCGCAACCTTAAATTCTCCATACTCATACCATATAGACGTGtgtatataatacatatttcATTGTTCAATCCATGTCTGAATTGGTTAACATGCACTTGAGATCGTTTTGCAGATATGTAATGCTTAGAGACTCCCCTGGATTTTATTCGTATGCTGTGCTTGAACGTTTAAAAGGATGGCCAGCTTTTGACATCCAGGAAGCAAGAATTGTGTTCAAACTTGAAGAAAACAGGTGCTGAAAACTATGTttcacttatttatatatgttaatgtTAGACAAGCGgacaaatatgatttttcactaTGGTCATGGTTAAAAGTAACAAATTGTAGCATATGCTGATTAACTACAACTGCGCAACGGCTATTATTGCCAGTGGTTTTGCGAGCGAGGTCAAAACATTTGCTACAACTAAAAACTATGGTATAAATTTTGGCCATACgtatgtaaatttataacaaatgtTGATTAGTCATGGTCAAGACTTAAGTTTTCATATCAGTTTGATCATGGTAAATAGTATTGGTTTACTATGATTTTCAAGCCCAAGTAATTTATAGTGCAGGAAATAATAACTTTTCTTGCATAGAGGGAAAAATCATGGAAATGTGCTAAAAAGGCAAATAAATAGTGTACTCAGTGAATCTAGTCACATGCGCATCACGTGCATTTTTtcgatcattttttttctcaatatacgaagatttaaaattataacacaaaattaccaaaatgtATCCATAAAGAACTAAATTGTCAATTCACCCCACAATTacagaattttataaaattgtcaattcaCCAGcaattatagaactaaaattgtaattttgtatattagaAGTTTCTACTGTCAATTTcatgaagaaatatttaatcttGGTTTAATGTATTATGGGTAATTTGTATAGTCATATTACATACTAATTCCACGTGCAGGTTTCAGTACATGGCTATGTCCGATGAAAGGCAAAGGGTCATGCCAATGTCTGTGGATCGCTACACCGGTCAAGTTCTTGATTATCCAGAAGCTGTACTCTTGACGCGTCCAACTAATCCTGAGCTCAAAGGGGAggtatatatgtttaaattttcattcatacaactaaatatatatatttttttttgagtaataCGTAGATTCAACCAATACATCGATATGACTAAAATCAGTAGACAAATTATAATACGTAATATAGAAAATggtgtttttttaaatttttttaattttgaacaaaaatagtACAATATCTTATGATTCTTGCTCATTTATTTGGAAATTTTTGCCACATGTTATTTAACTTGTCCATAATATTCtcgaatataataaatatattctatatatgCAATTCATTAAGTAGTTATTACAGTACTAGCTAGTcattgcaaaaagaaaaaaaaatataagattagcgataaaaaaaaaaaaacaagtgataattttaatattttcagtaattttttatatttaatgacaagaatttttattttatcacgacactaaatttatgatttataatagtaattattatttcgtAAAAGTTCTTATTACAAGGAACTagagacaaaaaaatttgtgCATAATATTGTCACTAAACACAATTAATAATACACACATAATGACGGCCTAGCTAGTAAtgctaaataattattgtcattataGATGCATTATTAACTATCTATACTAActttatacaataattttgtcgctaaaaattatataatggcaaaataaaaatttttgtcacttaatgtatatttttgttaacagtttaaaaattttcacttgatattttattactaatattatgttttattttagtgaGCAGCAACATTGGAATTGATCAGAAACTTTAAtcctaaattttattcaaacttgttAACATAAAGTTGGGTTTATTTAGAGAGTgctttataaataattacatatgtatatatatatatatatatattaaccacgattaaataaaaattaatacaaaatgtatattattcaccatgaaaactatttttacCATGATTGATTTTTagccatgataaatattttaaccactCGCGAAACCTACGAATGATAACCGTTGCATGGTTGTGGTCAATAACTAAGAAccatgattatttatttttaaccataacaATTGAGCATAATTAAATGTTAGATTTCTTCTTGAGTTTGAGTTCTTGGTTTTCAAAAGTGTTGGAACAATGACATCTCCAATGATCATTTTTCTCCAAGTAACCTAAGCATAAATTATCCTTACAAATTAATGTTCATTTGTGTGCATATCATATTAGGTGGATGACAAATACCTATACTCATGTgataacaaaaacaacaagGTGCATGGGTGGGTGAGCAACGACCATGTGGGATTTTGGATGATAACACCCAGCAATGAGTTCCGTACGGGTGGACCCTTTAAACAAGATCTTACGTCACATGTTGGTCCAACTCTGCTTTCAGTAAGTATTTTTTgctatcaaatttattattcatcTCTTGCATCTTATAGATAATAaggacaaagaaaaaataaaaaagaaaaaacctttttaatttttcttctagtTTACTTGCCAAAAGTTCTAATTAAAATCGAATTTAAttgatctaaattaattatatggcaAGTGTAACACACTTATCGTGTAATTGatgaaaagttcaaaaaaagtgatcaatcataTATACACTTGTTTTGTAATTGGTTGGGTTAGATTGAACCtgatttagataaaaaaattctattttttcattatttccaTTGAAAATTGGAATAAATTCtataggaaaaatataattttaatcctctAACTATCAAATCTGACAATTTTGATCGTTGAAatcaaatatcataattaagtCCTGTAGGAGTAGTATAACAACTACTTATTAGTTTATACTTTTACGATGCCATACTGATAATAAAACCTTCTGATTCagattaaattcaatttatctCCTGTAATATGTAAAGTgagcaaataaaaattcttgtgggaaaaataattagcaaattacccccttgtgtttcgaaaaatgaagcaaattatcccctacTTTAGCTAAGGGGAtaaaatttgcttcatttttcaaaatatagggaataatttgctattttattttttaacaatggattttttagtaatttctcaTACCACAGGGGGgtgaattgcatttttccctctTATGATGCTAGTGGAAGTGTATATATTgaagattaatttttgttaagattAACGATAGAGGGAGTGTTTGCAAGTGCTTtacactaatatttttcagctTTTGGCTCtctaaaatacttttaaagtgtttggaaTGCCAGTTTTTGTTTCTTAGATGGCTTAAAAAAgctttttaaatcaaaagctAGAAGCACCTTGGGGGTGCTTTTAGTTGTTTcggtatttttataaataaattgaactttattttttattgctttacgcttattataataatcttaattcaattttactgtttttaatttatttttaaaattatatatttaaagttgatatcggagttttcaaataatttaatttttaaaaataattaaatttacacttttatgtatttaatattttatgtgctatataatctaattatattatttagtgcacatattgttatttaattaattaataaataattaatttttgcaatcaCATAAGTctaattattgtgtatgaatgaataattatattacttaatgggagtattattaaattgacaaacactaagtgaaataataagcaaaaaaatattatctttataaCACATAGAGACAAAACAGtctttcatcaattaagtttattttaaaaagtgatttttctccaaacactatccaatttagcttttatctacttttaaccttttttacaaatactatccacttttaatttttactacaacttcaatttttattttagttttttacaaaaatcacttcttCTAAAAGTAGAAGTTTTTGCAAATACTCCCATAATTTGGTTAAGATTAATAATATCCATAATTCAACttcataataatgaatttggTAGTGTTATTAATATAGTGACAAAAAGTAGTCgataaaattgtcattaaaaataattaataacacatatataataacaatttNNNNNNNNNNCTTCAGCGCCGACTATGCTGAAATGGGGGGTTCGGCCTGagccaaaatttaaaattattacttgatattttatcattGAAATTATCTTTTACACATAAGAAATAACATTGTTTATGCAAAGATGTTTATCAGCACACACTACGCTGGGGAAGATCTTGCTCTCAAGTTTCAAAGTGAAGAGTACTGGAAAAAGGTGTTTGGCCCAGTTTACATCTATCTCAACTCTGATGCTTCTTCAAAGACGAATCCTTCCATCCTCTGGAACGATGCGAAACAAAGggtattaattagtttttagGGTAAACTACAAAAGGCActtatgaaatttatcataattataaatattttttagttatttgaacaattataagtaccttttgtaaaattataaatagccTCACATATTAACCCCGTGTAATAGCACATTGTGGgggatatttatttatttataatttaaaaaatatttataattttttaaataacgaaaatacatttataattaaagcaaatttcGAGGATGGCCCTTTCTAATTTACTCTAGTTTTCAATCATTTGACTGCATGTTGTAAGAGAAAACATCATTTGGGATCATCTCacataattcttttgttttgtaatgGATCAGATGCAAATGGAGGAGGGTAGTTGGCCGTATAATTTCCCACTTTCAGAAGACTTCCTTAAATCCAATCAAAGAGGAGCTGCTAGAGGTCAATTACTTGTTCATGATTGGTATgtacaatacaaaaaataaattttaatattatctattataattaaaaaaaattggttctataacttaaatttaattatgataaattaatatttattacgattttatttatagccaacatatttgctataatttttaactgtaACTAATGTCGGCCTCACTTTCAGAAGCAACgactaatatattttgtgtaatCGTGATTAGTTAGTATTTGGAACGATCTTGTACTTTTAAGCATAGATATTAACcataatgaaaaatcatatgttTTTTAGTggtatttaagaaaaagtgaaaaatgagATACATCACCATTTTGCATCATTGGATTCTTAAACATGTACCTGAGTAGGGCTATTAGCTACAATCTTATTGGTTAtgtactaaaattatgataaataattattataaattatgattaaataaaaattaatgcaaaaatttatattatcaatcATAGAAGTTATTTTTGCTATGACTCATATTTTTGCCACAGTTTTTAGCCactcagaaaaattattaccaACACGGTTGCATGACCacaattaataactatttactatgattatttataattatcatgattaattattgaatttcttCTAGTGTTACAACCTTTATTTATAGGGACAAACTCCTTGGGattgaaaatgtatttcatcaataatatctttataaaataactgTTAGTGACTATTAGTTGATGATTATCttaacattatttataaataatattacaagaaccttatttcatatttttgttccATTTGAATCACAACTGGATTAGAATGGACAAATATAAGGTAGTCATTTCCTTGTCATCTAGCTTTTTTAGGTAGTTTGTTttgtacataatataaaagtattttggaGAAATGAGATCGTGTTTTAGAATGTCTTtttatacatcaattataattgatgtgacgtgtaaaatatatttgataaatgataAAACTGTCATATAGGTTATGTGGCATGTTTCTTTAGATGGAGAAAGTTACAAAAAGTTTCTAGAGATTCCTTAGAACTTACGAATAAACATTGCTTTctggaaaaaaaatcttaaatggaatttaaaaaaaatatttctgtaaattttaaCGCTTCacgttaatatatattttaaaggtacaaaaataaaaaggctCTGCCTGGAGCATCAAGCTATGTCGGATTGGCACCACCAGGAGCCGTTGGGTCATGGCAATTGGAAAAcagggtatatatatatctttcatCCAATCTCGAGTCTTCCTAATAAAGTCGCACTTCCCTTAACTTTGGATGCTAATTAAAGCTTATGGGATTTTTCTATTAGGGTTATCAATTTTGGACACAAACAGACCAAGAAGgaaatttcttgattaaaaatGTGATACCCGGGACTTATAGCTTGTTTGCATGGGTTCCTGGTACTATTGGGGATTACAAACATAGATCTGACATCACCATCTCCCCAGGATCCATTGTTGAGCTGAGAAATGTGGTTTTTGAGGCTCCAAGGAAAGGTGCAACATTATGGGAGATTGGAGTACCTGATCGCACAGCTGCTGAGTTTTTCATTCCAAATCCTGACCCAAAATTCAAGATCCACCAATATGAAAGACCAATTGAAAggtttttattcaaattgaaACTATTGTCTTCTCTTTATGAAGACAAGCCTATGAGTATCTGATGGATCATAACtcaatattatcattttacaGGTTTAGACAATACGGACTATGGACAGGTTACACAGATCATTATCCGCACACAGACTTAGTATATACAGTTGGACAAAGTGACTATGAAAAAGATTGGTTTTTTGCACATGTTACAAGGTACATTCTCTTCCTCGTACTTCTAGTAATTTTAGTGCATGTTTCCTTAAGAAACTATTCTCCAGGAATCTCCCTAGTGCATGTTTCCTTAAGAAACTATTCTCCAGGAATCTGGGAGATCGACAGTTTCAAGCAACGACATGGCAAATTCTATTCAACCTCACGAAGGTTACAAAAGGAGCAAATTACACTCTCCAAATAGCACTCGCTTCGGCTAATCAAGCTGAACTACAAGTATGGCAGTCTATTTCAAACATTTTAACTTCAAGATTTTCagcaaaaatagaaaattcacaatttttcTGCTTAATAGACGCATATAAGCTACTAACTCTCTGTCATCTAAATCAACGACGAACCATTGGTTTTGTAGCGGataatgttaataattttttccccGCATGTTTCAAGGTACGCGTCAACGACCAAAAATCTCTTCCACATTTTACAACAAGATTGATAGGCAGGGATAATGCACTAGCGAGGCATGGCATTCATGGGTTGTACCATTTGTATAGTATTGACATAACAGGCAGTCGACTTATCAATGGAACGAATACTATTTTCTTGACACAGGCAAGAAGTCAAGGACCTTTTAGAGAAGTCATGTATGATTACATACGTCTGGAAGGGCCATCTACCTAAAAACTTGTCAATGGAACCTGTTGTATCATTTATTTCCATAATCAAAGCTCTATAATACGTACAAATGCCTCTTTGTTGTTTTCATGATTCCATCTATTTGGTAtgttattattcatttatagtgaatttttgaagaaaatcaaCTTGGTATTAGCAGTCTCAATGTGGTCTGGCGCAACATCTCTAAGTTCTTTCAatctaaattttcattattactagagttaattaaactaaacctcctctaaaaatacaaaattatgcgttccccaaaaatatttaagaaattatacttacatccCCTCAAAAGTTTATTGTTTACACATGTCCCTCTTTTGTCAGAatttagacaaaaaatactaacattagcaaaataattatataaatttttaattttaccccttattCAACATTCCCGTGTAATAATTGagttaactaaaaaaaatagtaactcaaataaataataaagcaaCAAGGAAGGAGAGTAAAACAAGACAAAAAGGACAAGAAGCGCCATGGCAAAGTTTGAATTTATGCAGCAACTCAATTTCCAAAGCGCATGCACATGGAAGAATTGATCCGGAGAAGCCTTAGTAGCCTGTAGACTGCAATCAGAATAAATTTGCATGTACAAATCCTCCAAACAAATCTGCAAACACAGCCTATGGAATTCAACGATCAATGCCAAACAACATTATGCTTGGTTTCAACTTTATAACAACCGGCACTTGACCTCAAAGTTGATAGGCAAAGAAATATATGCTTGCCGTTTGAAATCTCCATATCCTAAGTAGAATTTTTCTTGTACATTCACAAAAAAACCATGGTTGTGTGAGGGGGCAATTCTATCACCAATGCTTCAAGTTCTCTTTGACAAATTAGCATAAGGGAGAAGTtggtgatttaaaaaaaaaaaaaaaacaaagaaataacaTCGATGACTTAGTGATGGAAGAGCTGAATGCCTATCTCACCGATGCTACCAAGACTTCACATTTTCCCTAATCGtcaactaaattttgtacttCATCAGAAAATGGGTCGAAAGATAAGCTTTGGAAattcatgacaaatatatatcattcTAGTCATGCAAACTTCTCAAATACACTACAATGTATACATCATGTAAACTCAAGCATTGA is a window from the Sesamum indicum cultivar Zhongzhi No. 13 linkage group LG15, S_indicum_v1.0, whole genome shotgun sequence genome containing:
- the LOC105178223 gene encoding probable rhamnogalacturonate lyase B, which produces MGKLRLEVVVQLLILLAHSQNLLTGEMLQEDDDGQAVLPASSTVHLQRHNQHVVMSNGIVNVTLTAPGGLVTSITYKGSENLLQTQNKEDNRGYWDVVWTKPGGHDIMDKLLGTRYKVIRRNRDHTEISFTTTWTVGSARVPLNVDKRYVMLRDSPGFYSYAVLERLKGWPAFDIQEARIVFKLEENRFQYMAMSDERQRVMPMSVDRYTGQVLDYPEAVLLTRPTNPELKGEVDDKYLYSCDNKNNKVHGWVSNDHVGFWMITPSNEFRTGGPFKQDLTSHVGPTLLSMFISTHYAGEDLALKFQSEEYWKKVFGPVYIYLNSDASSKTNPSILWNDAKQRMQMEEGSWPYNFPLSEDFLKSNQRGAARGQLLVHDWYKNKKALPGASSYVGLAPPGAVGSWQLENRGYQFWTQTDQEGNFLIKNVIPGTYSLFAWVPGTIGDYKHRSDITISPGSIVELRNVVFEAPRKGATLWEIGVPDRTAAEFFIPNPDPKFKIHQYERPIERFRQYGLWTGYTDHYPHTDLVYTVGQSDYEKDWFFAHVTRNLGDRQFQATTWQILFNLTKVTKGANYTLQIALASANQAELQVRVNDQKSLPHFTTRLIGRDNALARHGIHGLYHLYSIDITGSRLINGTNTIFLTQARSQGPFREVMYDYIRLEGPST